A genome region from Rhipicephalus microplus isolate Deutch F79 unplaced genomic scaffold, USDA_Rmic scaffold_15, whole genome shotgun sequence includes the following:
- the LOC142784731 gene encoding glycerophosphodiester phosphodiesterase 1-like gives MAWKFLLIFVAVTYYITLLFSLPPVDNEVAVEVIFGKGDGSNASRLPPLFAHGGSSRYAPEFTLDSIQAAREAKAAGIELDLSFTRDNVGVLFYDDNLERTTSSEGFLANTSFADLRQVDATSNDPLSKKCRDCTRVPTLQEGIHECLRQGLRFIVHVKRYDDRAVALLGVLFSQWPELYRLGLVSSPNADFIYALRLKYPDIVTALTWRPGLLAYEDPERRRPRYEIPNKHYKAVIADWLLEQALNTGLLHYITGASAVLLWKDRLNFDSVRTWHDRGVHVIAWTPRKRVEKDYFRRILRVPIMTDLLEQKAQRKVVAMPFYWWSESQLAVLLMRLLLPYCLQ, from the exons ATGGCCTGGAAATTCTTGTTGATTTTTGTGGCGGTTACGTATTATATCACGCTGTTGTTTTCTCTGCCTCCCGTAGACAACGAGGTCGCCGTGGAGGTCATTTTCGGCAAAGGCGATGGCTCAAACGCGTCACGGCTGCCGCCCCTGTTTGCGCATGGCGGTTCCAGCCGCTACGCGCCGGAATTCACCCTGGACTCAATACAAGCGGCGCGCGAGGCAAAGGCGGCAGGCATCGAACTGGACCTGTCCTTCACGCGAGACAACGTCGGGGTGCTCTTCTACGACGACAACCTCGAGAGGACGACGAGCAGCGAGGGATTCCTGGCAAACACGTCTTTTGCTGACCTGCGACAAGTGGATGCCACAAGCAATGATCCACTTTCCAAGAAATGCCGCGACTGCACTCGCGTTCCGACACTCCAAGAAGGCATCCATGAGTGCCTTCGCCAAGGACTGCGGTTCATCGTCCACGTCAAAAGGTACGATGACCGCGCCGTGGCGCTGCTCGGCGTGCTATTCAGCCAGTGGCCTGAACTGTACCGCCTAGGGCTAGTCTCCTCACCCAATGCAGACTTCATTTACGCCCTGCGGCTTAAATACCCCGACATCGTTACGGCGCTAACCTGGCGACCCGGGCTGCTTGcgtacgaagacccggaaaggcGACGTCCTCGCTACGAAATCCCCAATAAGCATTACAAGGCGGTCATCGCTGACTGGCTTCTCGAGCAGGCACTCAACACCGGCCTGCTTCATTACATCACCGGTGCATCTGCCGTTCTTTTGTGGAAGGATAGATTGAACTTCGACAGTGTTCGCACGTGGCATGACCGAGGCGTGCACGTGATCGCCTGGACGCCAAGAAAACGCGTAGAGAAGGACTATTTTAGGCGCATTCTACGAGTGCCCATCATGACGGACTTATTAGAACAAAAAGCGCAGCGTAAGGTTGTAGCTATGCCTTTCTACTGGTGGTCTG AGTCCCAGCTGGCCGTGCTCCTGATGCGCCTGCTCCTGCCGTATTGCCTGCAGTAG